The sequence AATTCAAGGTTTTGTGATTGAATTAAAGGAAAAAGGCGAAGTGTCGAAACTCAAACCGGTCATTGAGCCAATGGATCTTGTACCAGTTCTCAACAACGAATTGCTTAAACTGGGGAACTGGCTGACAGAGAAAACACTTTGTTTTAAAATCTCTGCTTTTCAATCCATGCTGCCTGCAGCAATGAAAGCCAAATACGAAAAGTTCTTTCAGCTAGAAGAAAACAAGGGACCTGACGAGCTTCATCACTCTTTACAGCGCTTCTTTCAGCAGGGGAAAGAGGTTTCCTGGAAAGCGATTGAAGACAGCGGACTTCTACCTCTCATTCATAAAGAGGTTAAAAATGGTTCGGTGGAAGTGATTTACAGGGTGAAAGCGAAAGGAAATAAGAAAACGGTTCGAAAACTTTATCTTAATGTTCCAGACGATGATTTAGAAGAGGTAAAGAACAGCCTGCCCCTTCAAGCAAATAAGCAGAAACAAATCCTAGAGTACATGAGTGATTCTGCTCCGGGTGGTGACGGGATACTAGCGTCAACCCTCCTTGAAGAGATGGCAACCACTTCATCTACCGTTAAATCGTTGGTCAATAAAGGGCTTCTGATTGAAAAAAACGTTGAAATGTATCGTGACCCCTTTGAAAACAAAACATTTGAGAAAACCTCACCCCTAACGTTGACGTCCCAGCAAGACCAAGCGATTCGTCCTATACTAAACACCATCGATCAAGACAAACATCATACATTCCTTCTTTACGGAGTAACAGGGAGTGGTAAAACAGAAATTTACCTGCAGTCCATTCAACGGGTCTTACAAGAAGGGAAGGAAGCGATTGTATTAGTTCCTGAAATATCCCTTACCCCCCAAATGGTTCACCGTTTTAAGGGCCGTTTCGGAAATGATGTAGCTGTACTGCACAGCGGTTTGTCAGTTGGTGAAAAATATGATGAGTGGAGGAAAATTCAGCGTAAGGAAGTAAAAGTAGTGGTCGGTGCCCGCTCAGCCGTTTTTGCCCCTTTTGAAAATATCGGGATCATCATTATCGATGAAGAGCATGAGACAAGTTACAAGCAAGAGGAAAATCCCCGTTATCATGCTAAAGACATCGCCATTTATCGAGGGGAATATCATAAGTGCCCTGTAATTTTAGGAAGTGCTACACCTTCTTTGGAATCCTTTGCACGGGCATCGAAAGGTGTATATGAGCTTCTCACTTTGGATAAACGCATGAATGACGGTCCATTACCATCCGTTGACATTGTGGATATGAGAGAGGAACTGAGGAAGGGAAACCGTTCCATGTTTTCAACAAAACTATTCGAAAAGCTTCAGGACCGGATGGCAAAGGGAGAGCAAACCGTTCTATTCCTGAATAGAAGAGGGCATTCCTCCTTCATCATGTGCAGAGATTGCGGCTTTGTCCTTCAGTGTCCAAACTGCGACATATCTTTGACCTATCATCGTTTTTCAAATGGCATGAAGTGTCATTATTGCGGTTACGAGGAGGGAGTTCCAAGTACTTGCCCTGAATGTACGAGTGAGCATATTCGTTATTTTGGGACCGGAACTCAAAAGGTTGAAGAGGAATTGACGAAACTCATTCCAGATGCTCGAATCATTCGTATGGATGTAGATACAACTTCACGAAAAGGCTCCCATGAAAAACTGTTAACAGCCTTTGGAGAAGGGAAAGCGGATATCCTTCTTGGTACTCAAATGATTGCTAAGGGTCTCGATTTTCCGAATATCACACTTGTTGGGGTCCTCAGTGCAGATACGATGCTCCATCTTCCGGATTTCAGAGCAGCAGAAAAGACGTTTCAATTACTGACACAAGTAAGTGGGCGGGCCGGCAGACACAAGCTGCCCGGAGAAGTCGTGATTCAAACGTATACACCTGAGCATTATTCAATCGAGTTAGCGTCAAATCATGATTACAACCGTTTTTATCAGCAGGAAATGATGATGAGGAAAATGGGTTCCTATCCTCCTTTTTACTACATCACTCTGATCACATTGAGTCATGAAGATTTAATGAAAGTGGTGGATATTGCAGAGAAGATGACGAACTATATTCGTTCAAAGCTATCCGACACAACGATTATTCTTGGGCCCGTTGCATCACCAATCCCCAGGATAAAGAATAGATATCGCTATCAATGTTTGATAAAATACAAGCTGGAACCAAATCTTGGAACTACATTAAAGACAGTATTAGACCAGTACCAGCAACAATATGCATCCCAAGGGTTAACAATCTCCATAGATGTGAACCCTTATATGATGATGTAACACTATTTATACGGAAAAATGGAGGAGACTTATGGCAATACTTCCAATTGTAATGCACCCTGATCCGATCTTAGAAAAAGAATGTGAGAAGGTAACGGCATTTGATAAGAAATTAAAAAAATTACTTGCAAATATGTATGATACTATGCTTGAAGCGGACGGTGTCGGCCTTGCAGCGCCCCAAGTAGGAATCGACCTTCAGATAGCAGTGGTCGATGTCGGGGATGACACTGGAACAATCGAGCTTATCAATCCGGAAATCGTCGAGGCGGAGGGATCTCAAACCGACCTCGAAGGATGCTTAAGTTTCCCGGGCTTATATGGCGAAGTGACCCGTCCTTATTCCATCAAGGTCAAAACGCATGACCGAAAAGGAAGAATGATTGAATTTCATGCGGAGGATTTTTTAGCGAGAGCGATTCAACATGAAATCGATCATCTTCACGGTATCCTATTTACCTCAAAGGTAGAAAAATATGTTACAGAAGAAGAATTAGAAAGGTATGAAGCTTAATGACGAAAGTGATTTTTATGGGAACACCTGATTTTTCAGTTCCTGTTCTTCAATCTCTATTAGATGAAAAGTATGATGTTATTGCGGTTGTGACACAGCCTGACCGCCCGGTGGGAAGAAAAAGGATCCTCACGCCTCCTCCTGTAAAAGTAGCAGCTGAAAAACACGGGATCCCAGTCTACCAACCAGAGAAAATAAAGAATGAAGATGAGTTAAACAAAGTGCTTGCATTGAAGCCTGATCTTATAGTTACAGCGGCCTTTGGGCAAATTCTTCCTAACGAATTACTGGAAGCTCCACAATATGGATGTATCAATGTTCACGCCTCTTTACTTCCTGAACTTAGAGGGGGGGCACCCATTCATTATTCCATTCTCCAAGGAAAAGAGAAAACGGGCATTACCATTATGTATATGGTCGAAAAGCTTGATGCAGGAGACATTATAAGTCAAGTGGAAGTAGATATTGAAGAGCGGGATCATGTCGGGACGCTTCATGACAAACTAAGTGTTGCAGGTGCAGCGTTACTGATTGAAACGATGCCCAAATTATTAGCGGGGGACATTTCCCCGGTCAAGCAAGATGATTCAAAAGCGACGTTTGCACGAAACATCAAGCGGGAACAAGAAAAAATTGACTGGAAGAAAACTGGAGAAGAAATCTACAACCATATTAGAGGACTTCACCCTTGGCCGGTTGCTTACACTACATTAGAAAATTCTGTGATCAAAGTTTGGTGGGGAGAAAAAGTCGGAGGTACTTCTGCCGCACCTGGTGAAATCGTGAAGATTGAAGAGGATGGATTCGTCGTTTCTACAGGCAATTCTGTGGGAATTAAAATAACCGATTTACAGCCTTCCGGTAAAAAGAGAATGAGTGCAAAGGATTACCTGCGTGGGGCTGGCTCTCACCTAAAAGCAGGAATGATGTTAGGAGAAAATAATGAGTAAAAGAAATAAAACCGTTCGTGAAGCAGCGCTTGATGTCATTGAAGCAGTAGAGAAAAATCAATCGTATAGTAATTTATTATTGAATTCTGTGATTGAAAAAAATCAACTGCCAAGTAAAGACATTGGATTATTAACGGAGCTGACGTATGGAACCATTCAACGGAAAATGACGTTGGATTTCTATTTAGCTCCATTTATTAAAGGGAAGCTGGATGAGTGGGTTCGTCAACTTTTGCGCTTATCCCTTTATCAGCTTGTGTACTTAGATCGAATTCCTGACCGTGCTGTTTTCTTTGAAGCTGTAGAAATCGCCAAGAAGAGAGGACACAAAGGCATTTCAGGATTAGTAAACGGGGTCTTGCGTTCTGTTCAGAGGAAAGGGCTTCCTTCCCTTGACAGTATTAAAGATCCGATCGAGCGGGTGGCCATCGAAACGAGTCATCCTTATTGGTTAGTGAAGAGATGGGAAGAACAATTTGGTCTGGAGAAGACGAAAGAAATGTGTGAAACCAATTTAATCGCACCTAAACAAACGGCACGTGTCAACATGACCAAAATCAGTCGGGAAGAACTGGTTAAACGTTTAACGGATAGTGGAAATGAAGTGAAAGTAAGCGCAATTGTCCCGGAGGCTATTCAGTCACTTCGAGGTAACCTGGCAAAATCAGAAGCTTATCGTAACGGACAGTGTACCATCCAGGATGAAAGTTCCATGCTTGTCTCCTATGCTTTAAAGCTTGAACAGGGGATGAAAGTGTTAGATGCGTGTGCAGCACCTGGGGGCAAAACGACCCACATAG is a genomic window of Rossellomorea sp. y25 containing:
- the def gene encoding peptide deformylase, producing the protein MAILPIVMHPDPILEKECEKVTAFDKKLKKLLANMYDTMLEADGVGLAAPQVGIDLQIAVVDVGDDTGTIELINPEIVEAEGSQTDLEGCLSFPGLYGEVTRPYSIKVKTHDRKGRMIEFHAEDFLARAIQHEIDHLHGILFTSKVEKYVTEEELERYEA
- the rsmB gene encoding 16S rRNA (cytosine(967)-C(5))-methyltransferase RsmB, with the translated sequence MSKRNKTVREAALDVIEAVEKNQSYSNLLLNSVIEKNQLPSKDIGLLTELTYGTIQRKMTLDFYLAPFIKGKLDEWVRQLLRLSLYQLVYLDRIPDRAVFFEAVEIAKKRGHKGISGLVNGVLRSVQRKGLPSLDSIKDPIERVAIETSHPYWLVKRWEEQFGLEKTKEMCETNLIAPKQTARVNMTKISREELVKRLTDSGNEVKVSAIVPEAIQSLRGNLAKSEAYRNGQCTIQDESSMLVSYALKLEQGMKVLDACAAPGGKTTHIAEKLSGTGEVHALDLHKHKVKLIDENATRLGLNNVKSATLDSRKAGEKFEKESFDRILVDAPCSGLGVLRRKPDIKYAKKESDLLSLQKIQLDILSAVAPLLKKDGLLVYSTCTVDQNENEGTVAAFLSDHSEFKPDPLDGLPDSITPFIKENQLQVFPQDFGGDGFFISCFRKK
- the fmt gene encoding methionyl-tRNA formyltransferase, whose translation is MTKVIFMGTPDFSVPVLQSLLDEKYDVIAVVTQPDRPVGRKRILTPPPVKVAAEKHGIPVYQPEKIKNEDELNKVLALKPDLIVTAAFGQILPNELLEAPQYGCINVHASLLPELRGGAPIHYSILQGKEKTGITIMYMVEKLDAGDIISQVEVDIEERDHVGTLHDKLSVAGAALLIETMPKLLAGDISPVKQDDSKATFARNIKREQEKIDWKKTGEEIYNHIRGLHPWPVAYTTLENSVIKVWWGEKVGGTSAAPGEIVKIEEDGFVVSTGNSVGIKITDLQPSGKKRMSAKDYLRGAGSHLKAGMMLGENNE
- the priA gene encoding primosomal protein N' — translated: MNVASVIVDVPAMQTDRTYDYSIPDEWRGSILPGMRVVVPFGPRKIQGFVIELKEKGEVSKLKPVIEPMDLVPVLNNELLKLGNWLTEKTLCFKISAFQSMLPAAMKAKYEKFFQLEENKGPDELHHSLQRFFQQGKEVSWKAIEDSGLLPLIHKEVKNGSVEVIYRVKAKGNKKTVRKLYLNVPDDDLEEVKNSLPLQANKQKQILEYMSDSAPGGDGILASTLLEEMATTSSTVKSLVNKGLLIEKNVEMYRDPFENKTFEKTSPLTLTSQQDQAIRPILNTIDQDKHHTFLLYGVTGSGKTEIYLQSIQRVLQEGKEAIVLVPEISLTPQMVHRFKGRFGNDVAVLHSGLSVGEKYDEWRKIQRKEVKVVVGARSAVFAPFENIGIIIIDEEHETSYKQEENPRYHAKDIAIYRGEYHKCPVILGSATPSLESFARASKGVYELLTLDKRMNDGPLPSVDIVDMREELRKGNRSMFSTKLFEKLQDRMAKGEQTVLFLNRRGHSSFIMCRDCGFVLQCPNCDISLTYHRFSNGMKCHYCGYEEGVPSTCPECTSEHIRYFGTGTQKVEEELTKLIPDARIIRMDVDTTSRKGSHEKLLTAFGEGKADILLGTQMIAKGLDFPNITLVGVLSADTMLHLPDFRAAEKTFQLLTQVSGRAGRHKLPGEVVIQTYTPEHYSIELASNHDYNRFYQQEMMMRKMGSYPPFYYITLITLSHEDLMKVVDIAEKMTNYIRSKLSDTTIILGPVASPIPRIKNRYRYQCLIKYKLEPNLGTTLKTVLDQYQQQYASQGLTISIDVNPYMMM